The Campylobacter sp. RM10537 genome has a segment encoding these proteins:
- a CDS encoding phospholipase A: MKKIILFFLIYNLAWAENFEEAMEFEKKGDYKKAMQIYKNLLLKAQNQMQNQSFTDEKSEKIKVSNTQTFKNNPQKKEDFSKLALANYLDENTGFNPLGITAYKMNYFLPFAYSFGSLGNDSRKMETKFQLSIKKRLFENLFGLDEKYYIGYTQTSWWQNYKHSSPFRETNYQPEFFVDFPLYLKDYPFFNNLRLGVLHESNGKGDENLESRSWNRIYASTAIFYKRFLFVPRIWYRIPEERKDDDNPDITHYLGNFDLNLGYLGKDYFANIMLRNNLNFHRNKGAIQVDIGYDIFNNGIYWYLQYFNGYGESLIDYNKKLQRLSTGFLISY; this comes from the coding sequence ATGAAAAAAATAATTTTATTTTTCTTGATCTATAATCTAGCTTGGGCTGAAAATTTTGAAGAAGCCATGGAATTTGAAAAAAAAGGTGATTATAAAAAAGCTATGCAAATTTATAAAAATTTACTTTTAAAAGCTCAAAATCAAATGCAAAATCAATCTTTTACTGATGAAAAGTCTGAAAAAATTAAGGTTTCAAATACTCAAACTTTTAAAAATAATCCACAAAAAAAGGAAGATTTTTCTAAACTTGCCTTAGCAAATTATCTTGATGAAAATACAGGTTTTAATCCTCTTGGTATTACAGCTTATAAAATGAATTATTTCTTACCTTTTGCTTATAGTTTTGGATCGCTTGGAAATGATAGTCGCAAAATGGAGACAAAATTTCAACTTAGTATTAAAAAAAGATTATTTGAAAATTTATTTGGACTTGATGAAAAATACTATATAGGTTATACTCAAACTTCTTGGTGGCAAAATTATAAACATTCCTCCCCTTTTAGAGAAACCAATTATCAACCTGAATTTTTTGTAGATTTTCCCCTTTATCTTAAAGATTATCCATTTTTTAATAATCTTCGTTTAGGTGTATTGCATGAAAGTAATGGCAAAGGCGATGAAAATTTAGAATCTCGCTCATGGAATAGAATCTATGCTTCAACTGCTATTTTTTATAAACGCTTTTTATTTGTTCCTAGGATATGGTATAGAATTCCTGAAGAAAGAAAAGATGATGATAATCCCGACATTACACATTATTTAGGAAACTTTGATTTAAATTTAGGATATTTAGGCAAAGATTATTTTGCTAATATAATGCTAAGAAATAATCTTAATTTTCATCGTAATAAAGGCGCTATCCAAGTTGATATAGGATATGATATTTTTAATAATGGAATTTATTGGTATTTACAGTATTTTAATGGCTATGGAGAAAGCTTAATTGATTACAATAAAAAACTGCAAAGACTTTCTACTGGATTTTTAATATCTTATTAA
- a CDS encoding ammonia-forming cytochrome c nitrite reductase subunit c552, translating to MKKNILRLGIIILVLLILGVLWLNNDIEQKKKDEANKNTIAISADPSLLSDDDPNYERWGKVFPEQLDMYLKVEKEKPQATEFGGNLAYSKLIRFPQLTILWAGYPFSIDANEERGHFWVQIDQMKTARNNKDFLNAHGFKAFKGQPTACMNCHSGWTPWLIKNVAKEDFVAFNSTNYWTMMKNIPAANGIIENSPQHAGAHGGKRMGVTCADCHNPSDMSLRITRQAAINALVARGYEKDSIQGIKASREEMRTLVCSQCHVEYYFKPTGEKVKVMGESIADDSSKKWWDGTQKTYDEYEFWRDGNKAKEIQTNGIILTFPWDDWKKGQPFRIEMFDEYYDKIRTIFGADFIHKLTGAPIIKIQHPESELYSGGVHALNGVTCADCHMPYIREGAKKISQHNITSPLRDINSACKACHKQSENELRDQVKDIQNIVASEQRTAEYALVSFIMDIKKLREKLGTMEQFQIDNKPDETKISAELKDILELHRKSQMRVDFVNAENSTGFHNPREASRIIFQAIDMARMGQAKLLEIANANNIKDFQISNLGFEDIQKLNPGELYYKVDVNAHKAGERYYENEKDVNINPPEELLKEDKNLSPYNYKFIDKK from the coding sequence ATGAAAAAAAATATTTTACGCTTAGGTATTATTATTCTTGTTTTACTTATTTTGGGTGTTTTATGGCTTAATAATGATATTGAACAAAAAAAGAAAGATGAAGCAAATAAAAATACAATTGCTATAAGCGCTGATCCTTCTTTGTTAAGTGATGATGATCCTAATTATGAGAGATGGGGTAAGGTTTTTCCTGAGCAGCTTGATATGTATTTAAAGGTTGAAAAAGAAAAGCCGCAAGCTACTGAATTTGGTGGCAACTTAGCTTATTCTAAATTGATTCGTTTTCCTCAATTAACTATATTGTGGGCAGGTTATCCTTTTAGTATTGATGCTAATGAAGAAAGAGGTCATTTTTGGGTTCAAATTGATCAAATGAAAACTGCAAGAAATAATAAAGATTTTTTAAATGCCCATGGATTTAAAGCTTTTAAAGGACAGCCTACAGCTTGTATGAATTGTCATAGTGGATGGACTCCGTGGTTGATTAAAAACGTTGCTAAAGAAGACTTTGTCGCATTTAATTCTACAAATTATTGGACGATGATGAAAAATATTCCTGCGGCTAATGGTATTATAGAAAATTCACCACAGCATGCTGGAGCACATGGCGGAAAAAGAATGGGTGTAACTTGTGCAGATTGCCATAATCCAAGCGATATGAGTTTAAGAATAACCCGCCAAGCTGCTATTAATGCTTTAGTAGCAAGAGGTTATGAAAAAGATTCTATTCAAGGTATAAAAGCAAGTAGAGAAGAAATGAGAACTTTAGTTTGTTCTCAATGTCATGTGGAATATTATTTTAAACCAACTGGAGAAAAAGTTAAAGTAATGGGGGAAAGTATTGCTGATGATAGTTCTAAAAAATGGTGGGATGGCACTCAAAAAACTTACGATGAGTATGAATTTTGGAGAGATGGTAATAAAGCAAAAGAAATACAAACTAATGGTATTATTCTTACTTTTCCTTGGGATGATTGGAAAAAAGGGCAGCCATTTAGAATTGAAATGTTTGATGAGTACTATGATAAAATTCGTACGATATTTGGTGCAGATTTTATACACAAACTTACAGGGGCGCCAATTATTAAAATTCAACACCCTGAAAGCGAACTTTATAGTGGTGGCGTGCACGCTTTAAATGGTGTAACTTGTGCAGATTGCCATATGCCTTATATAAGAGAAGGTGCTAAGAAGATTTCTCAGCACAATATCACTTCTCCTTTAAGAGATATTAATTCAGCTTGTAAAGCTTGTCATAAACAAAGTGAAAATGAGTTAAGAGATCAAGTTAAAGATATACAAAATATAGTTGCTTCAGAGCAAAGAACAGCTGAATATGCTTTGGTAAGCTTTATAATGGATATTAAAAAATTACGTGAAAAATTAGGTACTATGGAGCAATTTCAAATTGATAATAAACCAGATGAAACTAAAATCAGTGCAGAATTAAAAGATATTTTAGAGCTTCATAGGAAATCTCAAATGAGAGTTGATTTTGTTAATGCTGAAAATTCAACAGGTTTTCATAATCCACGTGAAGCTTCGAGAATTATTTTTCAAGCTATAGATATGGCAAGAATGGGACAAGCTAAGCTTTTGGAAATTGCAAATGCAAATAACATAAAAGATTTTCAAATTTCAAATTTAGGTTTTGAAGATATTCAGAAATTAAATCCAGGTGAGCTTTATTATAAAGTTGATGTTAATGCTCATAAAGCAGGAGAGCGTTATTATGAGAATGAAAAAGATGTTAATATTAATCCTCCAGAAGAACTGTTAAAAGAAGATAAAAATCTTTCTCCTTATAATTATAAATTCATAGATAAAAAATAA
- the nrfH gene encoding cytochrome c nitrite reductase small subunit has protein sequence MKKTLSLFNIFLVLLFIFFIIGFYTFYNAKGTSYLSSASESCNNCHIMNEVYNEYMQGPHSKKFKGEPRATCVDCHLPHEFFAKWIAKAQSGLGHAYAFTFKLDELPTNLSANNKSREIIQQNCIYCHADFAQTAINATTNPHAHDSLKCISCHKDVGHKHGI, from the coding sequence TTGAAAAAAACTTTAAGTTTATTTAATATTTTTCTTGTTTTGCTTTTTATATTTTTTATTATCGGCTTTTATACTTTTTACAATGCAAAAGGCACATCTTATTTGAGTAGTGCGAGTGAATCTTGCAATAACTGCCATATTATGAATGAAGTTTATAATGAATATATGCAAGGACCACACTCTAAAAAGTTTAAAGGTGAACCTAGAGCAACCTGTGTGGATTGTCATTTACCTCATGAATTTTTTGCCAAATGGATTGCTAAAGCACAAAGTGGATTAGGCCATGCTTATGCTTTTACCTTTAAACTCGATGAACTTCCTACAAATTTAAGTGCAAACAATAAAAGTCGAGAAATTATACAGCAAAATTGCATCTATTGTCATGCAGACTTTGCACAAACAGCAATTAATGCAACTACTAATCCCCACGCACATGATTCTTTAAAATGTATTTCTTGCCATAAAGACGTGGGTCATAAACATGGAATTTAA
- a CDS encoding RNA degradosome polyphosphate kinase, producing the protein MQTTPDMFLNRELSWLRFNSRVLNQCTKSMPLLERLKFIAIYCTNLDEFYMIRVAGLKQLFSAGVNTSSSDEMTPLEQLKAIRKYLHEEKELLEEYFKEITQELEKENLFIKQYDHLDENLKQKCDEYFFSNIFPVIVPIAVDATHPFPHLNNLSFSLAVKICDKSHPELIKFGMVRISRVLPRFYEVVSNIYVPIESIVHQHIEEIFPGYKLLASAAFRVTRNADMVIEEEEADDFMMILEQGLKLRRKGAFVRLQIQKDADEQIVEFLSTHMKIFHKDVYEYSTLLNLPRIWQIVGNKTFTHLLSPLYTPKTLPPFDENLSIFNAIDKEDILIIQPYESFDPVYKFIKEASQDPEVISIRMTLYRVEKNSNIVQALIDAASEGKQVTVMVELKARFDEENNLHWAKALENAGAHVIYGIRGFKVHAKVSQVIRKQGEKLKFYIHLSTGNYNASSAKLYTDMSYFTNKAEIAQDVTSFFHILSGFNKNRRLKTLSMSPNQIKEKILEMIRIETTKGGEGVIIAKMNSLVDSHIIKALYEASLQGVQIDLIVRGICCLKPNQEYSKNIRVRSIIGKYLEHARIFYFKHSEPNYFISSADWMPRNLERRLELMTPIFDERNKAKLAEFLRLQLSDNTLAYELQSDGEYIKVEQNDKIIDSQQTLEDYVNKIYQTLKKDTDQAKATQLASKLFKEN; encoded by the coding sequence ATGCAAACAACTCCTGATATGTTTTTAAATAGAGAACTTTCATGGTTACGCTTTAATTCAAGAGTTTTAAATCAATGCACAAAATCAATGCCTTTGCTAGAAAGACTTAAATTTATCGCTATATATTGCACTAATTTGGATGAATTTTATATGATACGTGTTGCTGGACTTAAGCAATTATTTTCTGCAGGTGTAAATACAAGTAGTAGCGATGAAATGACTCCTTTAGAGCAACTTAAAGCCATACGTAAATATTTGCATGAAGAAAAAGAATTATTAGAAGAATATTTCAAAGAAATCACTCAAGAGCTTGAAAAAGAAAATTTATTTATTAAGCAATACGATCATTTAGATGAAAATTTAAAGCAAAAATGTGATGAATATTTTTTCTCAAATATATTTCCTGTAATTGTCCCTATAGCTGTTGATGCAACTCATCCATTTCCGCATTTAAATAATCTATCTTTTTCTTTAGCGGTTAAAATTTGTGACAAATCACATCCTGAGCTTATTAAATTTGGAATGGTAAGAATTTCAAGAGTATTACCTCGTTTTTATGAAGTAGTTTCAAATATTTATGTGCCTATTGAAAGTATCGTTCATCAACACATTGAAGAAATTTTTCCTGGCTACAAGCTATTAGCTTCAGCGGCATTTAGAGTAACAAGAAATGCGGATATGGTTATTGAAGAAGAAGAAGCAGATGATTTTATGATGATACTTGAGCAAGGTTTAAAACTAAGAAGAAAAGGTGCTTTTGTTAGACTTCAAATTCAAAAAGATGCAGATGAACAAATAGTTGAATTTTTAAGCACTCATATGAAAATTTTTCACAAAGATGTTTATGAATATTCTACCTTGTTAAATCTTCCTAGAATTTGGCAAATCGTAGGAAATAAAACTTTTACTCATCTTTTAAGTCCCCTTTATACACCAAAAACCTTACCGCCTTTTGATGAAAATTTATCTATCTTTAATGCAATTGATAAAGAAGATATTTTAATCATTCAACCTTATGAAAGTTTTGATCCTGTGTATAAATTTATAAAAGAAGCAAGTCAAGATCCTGAAGTTATTTCTATAAGAATGACACTTTATAGAGTTGAAAAGAATTCAAACATCGTTCAAGCTTTAATTGATGCTGCTAGTGAAGGAAAACAAGTTACAGTTATGGTAGAGTTAAAAGCTCGTTTTGACGAAGAAAATAATTTGCACTGGGCAAAAGCTTTAGAGAATGCAGGTGCACATGTTATTTATGGAATTAGAGGCTTTAAAGTACATGCTAAAGTTTCTCAAGTGATACGCAAACAAGGAGAAAAACTTAAATTTTATATCCATTTAAGCACGGGAAATTATAATGCAAGCAGTGCAAAATTATATACAGATATGAGTTATTTTACTAATAAAGCTGAAATTGCTCAAGATGTAACAAGTTTTTTTCATATTTTATCTGGCTTTAACAAAAATCGTCGTCTTAAAACTCTTTCTATGAGTCCTAATCAAATCAAAGAAAAAATTCTAGAAATGATCCGCATAGAAACCACTAAAGGTGGCGAAGGTGTTATCATCGCTAAAATGAATTCTCTTGTAGATAGTCATATTATAAAAGCTCTTTATGAAGCAAGTTTGCAAGGAGTTCAAATCGATCTTATCGTAAGAGGCATTTGCTGTTTAAAACCCAATCAAGAATATAGTAAAAATATACGCGTAAGAAGCATAATAGGAAAATATCTAGAACACGCGAGAATATTTTATTTTAAACATAGTGAACCTAATTATTTTATATCAAGTGCGGATTGGATGCCAAGAAATTTAGAGCGTCGTTTAGAACTTATGACTCCAATTTTTGATGAAAGAAATAAAGCTAAATTGGCAGAATTTTTACGTTTGCAACTTAGTGATAATACCCTAGCTTATGAATTACAAAGCGATGGAGAATATATTAAAGTTGAGCAAAATGATAAAATTATAGATTCTCAACAAACCTTAGAAGATTATGTTAATAAAATATATCAAACTTTGAAAAAAGATACAGATCAAGCTAAAGCAACACAATTAGCATCAAAATTATTTAAGGAAAATTAA
- the lysC gene encoding Rz1-like lysis system protein LysC has product MSLMGCGTTTQQVVSKIQIQKVKIPKELLTLSPLEKPQVKNELDIINAYSLLFYKYKQCEIQINKIKELNDE; this is encoded by the coding sequence ATGTCGTTGATGGGTTGTGGGACGACAACGCAACAAGTGGTAAGCAAAATACAAATTCAAAAAGTGAAAATTCCAAAAGAGCTATTAACCCTGAGTCCTCTTGAAAAACCACAAGTAAAAAATGAACTTGATATTATAAATGCTTATTCTTTACTTTTTTATAAATACAAGCAATGTGAGATACAAATAAATAAGATTAAGGAACTAAATGATGAGTGA
- a CDS encoding D-Ala-D-Ala carboxypeptidase family metallohydrolase, which yields MKKNKYFKEDEFKCKCGKCELPKGVPSDELVDVLCEIREHYNAPIIINSGYRCKEHNTKVCGAAKSQHTIGSAADFIVEGVKTEDVYQYVLEKYGDKPFGIAIKNNFENPFGGFVHIDTRGKKARWTYP from the coding sequence ATGAAAAAAAATAAATACTTTAAAGAAGACGAATTTAAGTGCAAATGTGGCAAATGCGAATTACCAAAAGGCGTTCCAAGTGATGAATTAGTTGATGTGCTTTGTGAAATAAGAGAGCATTACAATGCTCCTATTATTATAAACAGTGGTTATCGCTGTAAAGAACACAATACAAAAGTATGTGGAGCTGCTAAAAGCCAACACACCATCGGCAGTGCGGCTGATTTTATAGTTGAAGGTGTTAAAACTGAAGATGTGTATCAATACGTTTTAGAAAAATATGGCGATAAACCTTTTGGAATTGCTATAAAAAATAATTTTGAAAATCCTTTTGGTGGTTTTGTGCATATTGACACTAGAGGCAAAAAAGCCAGATGGACTTATCCATAA
- a CDS encoding DUF1353 domain-containing protein encodes MKTELKRVCVKPYDKDRFEVVLDYVFVLPSFKGLIPKGFKTDGASIPRLFWSLFPPYKSEYFSACVIHDYLCEKANSRKDYKLADLALKEAMLLLGCSKFKSFVFYHACNTFHFLKCIFKSTTRS; translated from the coding sequence ATGAAAACAGAGCTAAAAAGAGTATGTGTAAAACCTTATGATAAAGACAGGTTTGAAGTAGTTTTGGATTATGTTTTCGTATTACCAAGTTTTAAAGGACTTATTCCAAAAGGTTTTAAAACCGATGGTGCAAGTATCCCACGTCTTTTTTGGTCTTTATTTCCGCCTTATAAAAGTGAGTATTTTAGTGCTTGTGTGATACACGATTACCTATGCGAAAAAGCAAATTCAAGAAAGGATTACAAACTTGCTGATCTTGCTTTAAAAGAAGCAATGCTATTGCTTGGATGTTCTAAATTTAAAAGCTTTGTTTTTTACCATGCCTGTAACACTTTTCACTTTTTAAAATGCATATTTAAATCAACAACAAGGAGCTAA